The Primulina eburnea isolate SZY01 chromosome 18, ASM2296580v1, whole genome shotgun sequence genome segment CACTCTCACAAACTGGAATGACAGTAACTGAAACCAATTTGGTCCAGTAAGAGAATGATGGATGAAAAAGTGACATCAGCAAGTATCCTGTAAATCTAAAGGTCATTTTAAATTACAAATGAAGGCTTGAATCTTGATAATGGAATGATGCAGTGGcttcaaaaaaaatttcaagttaTAATAGAATTAGAAAAGAATTTGCCATCTGCAATGTCTGTAACTGCTACCATATTGTCCAAGCATATCAGTCAAAATTAGAAGTGAATGAAAGAAATACATGTAAAGCATTGACGAGATAAAACAACTGAGATTAAGATTGCTTATCAATGCCTTGAGATGAGTACTGTTGTTGATAACCAGATGCTTTCCTTGGTATTGCAGCACCTATTCGCATGGGCCTGCTAGAACAATAGACACCATTCATTTCAATCATAGCTTGCGATCTTTCATTGTCATCTCCAAACCTAACAAAACCATAGCCTTTCGAACGACCAGTATTGGCATCAATGACAACTTTAGCGGCTTTGACAGAGGGAAATTTACTAACAAAAGTTTCATGGAGCAAAGTATCGGTCACATCAGCAGCTAAATCTCCTACGAAGATAGAAAGATCGGAACCATTACTTGATCGTTTATCACCCATGCTAAATGAAGCCCAATTCAAACGAAAAAGTTGATCTGTGTTAGGCATAGTAAGACAAGAATAAGATTGTAGAACTTTCTCAGCAGCAGCATGTGAATAGAATTCCACAAATCCATATCCCTCGGAAGAACCTGTTTGCTTATTGCGAATTACCTTAATGGCCGCAACCTGCACAAGTATTATTTCTCATAGTGATATATGAAGTATGACAGAGGAATTCTAGTCAATAAAGGGAATTAATAAGTTTAGCTTCCAGAAGATGAGTCAAACATCTTAAAAACTGTGTGTTTGTTAGCATGAAATCCTAGCGAAGagtttttttatttcaatcactACTTTCTCCCTAATAATTCGTCGTAAaaagagaaaataaaattacataTGAAAACAAgtaacaaatatttttcactagGAAATTAACAACACATATATGACGCGAATACCCTAAgctttttaaacaaaatacaaGAAATTATGAACAATGGCAAACTCACTATGTAGGATCGAAAATTTATTGTTTTACCAATAGCTATAACTAATCGTGATGCTGCAAATTAGACTTTTCAAATAGTACAGCCCAACAACCACTAGCTTGCCACGTATGAGAATTGATCACGTGATATTGACTACGAGTCTACGACACCAATTGTAGTATCGAACACTTGTCGCTCTACCAAAAGTGATAACCAATAGTAATTGTACAtcttaaatcttttaaactgtGCAACAACCTAAACGCTACATTTTGATTCTTCTCCTAGAAATGGGTAATTATTGTTATCCGACACATAAAATATCCGAGAGGAACAAACACCGCCCCAAGTTTTATATTTATCAAATCGAATACCTTGCTTGTATATTAAGGTATAAtgaatcaatgaaaaaatatctcACCTCCTTACATTTAAAAAACTTTCAACTTCTATGGTTTCACTCCCAAGATAAATGTTAGGCTCTTCCACTTACATACTTCTGGTGCAAATTAAATGTTCATGTTGAATAATGTAACATCACCGTTATAAGAAAATTTTCATACTGAGCTAGGAAACAGAGAAACAATATCATGAGCAACTCAGAAATAGAAAGTGAGAAATAGTTGACAATCTAACCAGGCAAAGGAAATATTATTGTCACGTTATTAAAGACACAATAATCATTCTAGAAAGCTGTCGAAACAAATAAAGTTGGCACAACATCTCAGCATATTGATAAACCAAAGTAGGCGTTACAAAACAGAAGCTTCAAAAGTTAAATGCTTCTTTACCCATTAGTATATGTTTATTACAGGAAATAGACCCATCACTCCAGAATGACCAACTTGCAGAACCCCAGTTCACACAAAAGCCAACTCATCATTCAACAAATAAATTCTAATTATAATCACGAAATACTACAAAAGTACTAAAATGCCATCAACAGTTTTGTATTCTGAATTAACTATTATAAGTACCAATTACTCAAAAGAACAGAACAAACATCACCCAGAAATAGTAACTCACTAACTATACAGGCCAAGAAAACATTATTCGTTAGTAATATGTACCATGAAGCTTctgaaaatttttctcactcATAGCTGACACATCACAGAACAAATACATTCTAATTATAATTCAGAAATACTACAAAAGTACTCAAATGTCATGCACAGTTGTATATTCTGAATTAACTGTAATAAGCACCAATCACAAACATTACCCAGAAAATAGAAACTATACAGACCTAATAAGCATTATTGATTAGCATATGTATCATGAagcttctgaaaaattttcCAATTCACATCCAACTCATCACTCAACAGATACATTCTAATGCCAGTAATACCCAGAAAGTACTCAAATGCAACTCACAAAATCCGTCTGCACAATGAATCAATCACTAAAGCTAAGCCACCAATTTTAACAAGTAAAAATCTCATCTTTACACTAACTTCGACTCCATTCCCTATCATGCATCTCTCAAACAATATCATTAACTATAAACCAAGAATCATAAACAAAAACCCATTAAAAGAATCATCAATTTTCGTTCAAAAAAAGTAGGCGTCAAAAAAATATACAAACGTATACCTCTCCCGTGGAAGCAAAGCAGTTGCGGAGATAATCCTGATCCATCCAGTTAAGGAGGTCACCAACCCAGATCGTGCGGTTCTCCCCATTGCTGCTGCTATGCTGAGGCGACGGCGGTTGGTGGGGGTGATACGACATGTAATGCGGTGGCGCCATCATCCCATGCTGCATTACCATCCCCGCCGCCGCGGCCGAGTACTGCATCGCGGCCCACTGCTGCCCCGGAATCTCCGGCAATAAATGCTGATGAGCCAGCGCAAAATGCTTGCCACCGCCCTTGTTAAGGCCTTTACTACTTGCATCATTATTGTTGTCTTTATTTTTGGTAGATTCAGACCCGTTATTGGCTTGCATTTTCAAGGAATTATACTATAAAAAACAAGCCGTGATGATGATGAGGAATCTTTCCAAGAATAAATGTGTAGATACAGATAGATATATGGGATAGTGTTGTATGTATATGTGGGAATGAATCTGATTTATGAATGAGAGGAGAGGAGAGGAGAGGAGGGTGCAGAGGATTTATGAGGTTTTCGTGGAAGCCCTGCGATGACGAGGGACTCATGTCAGCCGTTGGATGCTGCATTCTCTTTCAATCTGAACCGTCAAATATGCCTACAGATTcactaatattttattaatgtaCATCATCTCAATTCATATGACAAAAAAATGGTGTGAAACGGTCTTAttaatcgtattttgtgatatgaatctcttatttgggttatatatgaaaaagtattattttttatgctaaaaatattatttttattgtgtaaATCAATaaggttgacatgtctcacaaataaatatttgtaAGACCGTGTCACAATAGACGTACCCTATATATAATAGGTAATCAGTCTTTTATGTTTTATATACAATTTTGGGAAAAGATTTGAAAAAGTCCAAAGTTTTAAAATGTGGCTTTTGTGAATTTTTCAATccttttcttaaaaaataaaagaagtcATTTTTCACATTATGCACAGATATAATATATTCTATTTCTCAAAAGAACGCttagaattatttttttataatacttGGTCCAATTGTAATATACTTTTTACTTTAAAAAAACACTATTTATGGAAAGATGTTCTTAAACCATGGCATTTATAATGTGCAAGTGTACGGATGCATGCGTTTGTATAATAATTCAAttagtttatatttaaatgagaatcaaaatgtaattataaaaaataatgtttctaaaaaatgtaattataaaaaataatgagaTATTATaatgtaattttgatatttgaattttaaaaaatgaatagaaaaaaaagaaaaaaaccaaaacaaaaatagaatctacAACTTTATATTTAGAAAACAAAGATTCTATCTGATAAGCTATAGCCTACATGTTATttgcattaaaattttattacttTATATGAGAACAGATTATGAAACTAAAGATTAGTTACTCTAAGGATAtcaaacttaataatataatatagtataTATGTACGGGTACAATGAAGGTAAAATTTCTAAAACTctttaaatgtattattttttgcTCCAAAAGTATTAAGTTGTAATAAAATATTGTTacttttttaatgaaaaagctGTAGAAGATATTATTGGTTATGTTGATATATCTGATTCTTTTTTTAGTTCGACAAGAAAAATAATCGATGATATGCACCAGTTGTATTGTAAATATGTTTGTGATCTAGgttttattgttcataaatCAACCACTAGATGCTCTAGCATTGACGTTTTAGTGGAGaaatattttatatgtttttatgaTAGAGTAAAGAAATTAGAAATTTCAGAAAACTTCAGTAATGCATCTTTAGCAAGAAAACAAATTTTTGTTTGCCTTGTACGAACAAGATGTAAGGCTTTATTGAGGGTGAATCTGAATGACGAGGGTTTTTATGTCGTCGTAATTCATGTGATTGTTTGGATCAAGCGCTTACCATTAGGTCAAAAAGTGTATCTGGTTGTCAAGGCGTAATTTTATGTATATTTATGACAACACAGAGTGCACCTACTTATTTGCTTATAG includes the following:
- the LOC140819917 gene encoding polyadenylate-binding protein RBP47C'-like isoform X2, which translates into the protein MQANNGSESTKNKDNNNDASSKGLNKGGGKHFALAHQHLLPEIPGQQWAAMQYSAAAAGMVMQHGMMAPPHYMSYHPHQPPSPQHSSSNGENRTIWVGDLLNWMDQDYLRNCFASTGEVAAIKVIRNKQTGSSEGYGFVEFYSHAAAEKVLQSYSCLTMPNTDQLFRLNWASFSMGDKRSSNGSDLSIFVGDLAADVTDTLLHETFVSKFPSVKAAKVVIDANTGRSKGYGFVRFGDDNERSQAMIEMNGVYCSSRPMRIGAAIPRKASGYQQQYSSQGGHLNGVSAPNSQSNGDSDNTTIFVGGLDPNASDDDLRLSFSQYGEIVSVKIPVGKGCGFVQFVNRTNAEEAMQKLNGTPIGRQTVRLSWGRSPANKQ
- the LOC140819917 gene encoding polyadenylate-binding protein RBP47C'-like isoform X1; translation: MQANNGSESTKNKDNNNDASSKGLNKGGGKHFALAHQHLLPEIPGQQWAAMQYSAAAAGMVMQHGMMAPPHYMSYHPHQPPSPQHSSSNGENRTIWVGDLLNWMDQDYLRNCFASTGEVAAIKVIRNKQTGSSEGYGFVEFYSHAAAEKVLQSYSCLTMPNTDQLFRLNWASFSMGDKRSSNGSDLSIFVGDLAADVTDTLLHETFVSKFPSVKAAKVVIDANTGRSKGYGFVRFGDDNERSQAMIEMNGVYCSSRPMRIGAAIPRKASGYQQQYSSQGGHLNGVSAPNSQSNGDSDNTTIFVGGLDPNASDDDLRLSFSQYGEIVSVKIPVGKGCGFVQFVNRTNAEEAMQKLNGTPIGRQTVRLSWGRSPANKQSGADYGNQLSWAHYRGPFFDGFGYAADPTMYIYRGTPYPMYAAHQQQVS